The following coding sequences are from one Cytophagia bacterium CHB2 window:
- a CDS encoding tetratricopeptide repeat protein, with protein MLGWFLQPCPFVWFSSNNNRLVMKRLITLIVLMGLSAASTALSQNNKVSEARELLTQGKTQEALKALRQATTVNPRDLEAWALLGEAHLQASQPDSALVGGQKAIDINGKDAAGYVVVAKAALAKKDFDLAYSTIKKGRKNIRNNAALLVQLGNVYMANDSTEQAIAAYTWAKEAYANNVTAYEGLGDAYAKMGSMGMGILQYEKSLEIDSLQADLYHKLAKSYFKERRYTEAARTYERLTSIDTTNQAALFELGKIYTAAKLPRESARVFKTHVRRFPKVEEAWPLYMDAMFQSRQFQESTEAAQHVLQLNPNEINALRTLAASQAELKNYPEAITAYDRLRGVDPLSTDDLKRLGRAYMASGQDSLAASTYEKVVQADPEQWELYSDIGALYMRMRKFDIAADMFEKEFTRDPDAPAMATVYINYANCKMALRQWDAARAGFRKAVVLQPKYLRGRNSLGLCLSQVDSVQEARKQYEAVITLAEEDREKYKAELAEANRQLGFINLLDKKYAGAESYLLASLKLDDSDAQTHLWLAQAYALQNKREDAKREYNRVLKLSPGHKDAVEGLKLLGQ; from the coding sequence ATGCTGGGTTGGTTCCTGCAACCATGCCCGTTCGTTTGGTTCAGCTCAAACAACAATAGGCTTGTGATGAAACGCTTAATCACTTTGATTGTGCTCATGGGACTCAGCGCCGCGTCAACGGCTCTGAGTCAAAATAACAAGGTTTCAGAAGCCCGAGAGTTATTAACGCAAGGTAAAACTCAGGAAGCTTTGAAGGCTTTGCGACAGGCAACCACGGTAAATCCGCGCGACCTGGAAGCGTGGGCATTGCTTGGTGAAGCGCATTTGCAGGCTTCGCAACCGGATTCGGCCCTGGTTGGCGGCCAAAAAGCCATCGATATTAACGGCAAAGATGCGGCAGGTTACGTCGTGGTTGCAAAAGCGGCATTAGCAAAAAAGGATTTCGATCTGGCCTACAGCACGATCAAAAAAGGCCGCAAGAATATTCGCAATAACGCGGCGCTATTGGTGCAGTTGGGCAATGTTTACATGGCGAATGATTCAACGGAACAGGCAATTGCCGCCTACACCTGGGCAAAAGAAGCATACGCCAACAATGTTACCGCCTATGAAGGCCTGGGAGATGCTTACGCCAAGATGGGCAGTATGGGTATGGGCATTCTGCAATATGAAAAATCGCTTGAAATCGACTCTTTGCAAGCCGATCTTTATCACAAACTCGCCAAGTCTTACTTCAAAGAACGGCGATACACGGAAGCGGCCCGCACTTACGAGCGGTTGACCAGCATTGATACCACTAATCAAGCCGCTTTGTTCGAGTTGGGAAAGATTTATACCGCCGCCAAGCTGCCGCGCGAATCGGCGCGTGTTTTTAAAACGCATGTTCGCCGTTTTCCCAAGGTGGAAGAGGCCTGGCCGCTTTATATGGATGCCATGTTCCAAAGCCGGCAATTTCAGGAATCGACGGAGGCGGCGCAGCATGTGTTGCAGCTCAACCCCAACGAGATAAACGCGTTGCGCACACTGGCGGCCTCGCAAGCCGAATTGAAGAATTATCCGGAAGCGATCACCGCGTATGATCGTTTGCGCGGCGTCGATCCGCTCAGCACGGATGACTTAAAACGATTGGGCCGCGCGTATATGGCCAGCGGCCAGGATTCTTTGGCGGCTTCAACCTACGAAAAAGTCGTGCAGGCGGATCCCGAGCAATGGGAGCTTTACAGTGATATTGGCGCGCTTTACATGCGCATGCGGAAATTTGATATTGCGGCTGACATGTTCGAAAAAGAATTCACCCGCGATCCTGATGCGCCTGCAATGGCCACCGTTTACATTAACTATGCCAATTGCAAAATGGCGCTTCGGCAATGGGATGCCGCGCGCGCCGGATTTCGCAAAGCCGTGGTGTTGCAACCGAAATATTTGCGCGGACGCAACTCGCTCGGCCTCTGCTTGAGCCAGGTTGACTCGGTACAGGAAGCGCGCAAGCAATATGAAGCAGTCATTACCCTCGCGGAAGAAGACCGCGAAAAGTACAAAGCGGAATTGGCGGAAGCCAATCGCCAACTTGGGTTCATCAATTTGTTGGACAAAAAATACGCGGGCGCGGAAAGCTATCTGCTCGCGTCGCTCAAGCTGGACGATAGTGACGCCCAAACCCATCTTTGGTTGGCGCAAGCCTACGCTTTACAAAACAAGCGTGAGGACGCCAAGCGGGAGTATAATCGTGTTTTGAAACTTAGCCCTGGTCACAAAGACGCCGTGGAAGGGTTGAAGCTGCTAGGGCAATAA